atttttgataactgaatttaaaataataaataaatgaatgaaattattctttaatttttgtttcCCTTAGTCTTAATATTTCAAATTTCTATGGAAGACCCTAATGCCATGTCATCGTGTCTGGCAAAAATCCAAAGCACTCACACACGTCACCTATCCAACAAAATCTAATCAATTATGAAGTAATCCAAGAAATTGGAgactttgcaatattcaaatagattttttgatttgatttgattttattatttttatttttgatatgtctgtttagatttgtttcttatttaattttttttggatttgtaattttgttttggttggttgttggtgttgtaaTCACAGTATTTCTCTGTCAAAAGTGAAGACAAatcaataaaatttatattttaaaaaaaaaataaaagaaaaggccCAACACTTTTCAATCGTTGAAGCCACTtaataaaaaatactttttaaaaaatcaaatattttctaaacaatacttatctaaaaaataatcataaaatacttgtagaaactttttaaaaaatattacctTTCCACCCAAAAAtgctttttaaaataattattttttaaaaaaaattaaaaaatttaaattagtaTTTAATTGagtgtaaatcaaatactatatattgaaaacaatAATTATTTTAAGATTATTTTCCATTATTGACGCGAATACttaattcaaatatttttcataataaatactcATTTTTTAAGACCAATCCCTAGCTTCAAGATAGGCAAAAATTTTATGAGTAAAAGAAAATGTAAAGCCAGAGAACTACAAAAATCTACAGATGGCGAATTGTGCATAAGCTGAGAAAcaaatgatttttagaatatttcAGATTGATGAAGATTTATTGTCAAACTGAGTAGGGTCAGTTTTGACGCCTCCGTGACATTGACTATGTAGTAGTAATTAAAGTTAGATATCTAAAATTGCATCATTTTTTATTAACTATGTAGTAATCATTCTTCATATCAAATCATTTGTAgttataatatttatattttttttactaaatttttgtacaattattattttataggatTTACAGTCTGTCGAATGATGATGGGGACCACAACAACCACGACGATGATGATGCAGATTATTTTCTAtatcttttgtattttttgttatgtGGACACACTGTGTAGTTGATATTTATGTACATTCTAACACTTTTtacgtatatatattttcattttcttaacaattataataattaatcTATAATTATGGTTCAATATGATGTGTGAtgaaatttaattgtagggttcTCACAAAAACGCatgatttctttttctttttttttttttaaataaaattgaattagtagaaacttttagtgatggttgtTAAGTCGCTACTAAATTTCCGCCAGTAGTGATGGCTCTAGAATCGTCGCTAAATGTGGGTCAATAGTGACaaattctaaaaccgtcactaaaaattagacaatagtgacgatttttaaaaccgTCGCTAAAAGTTAGACAATAGTGATGGTTTCTGAGCCGTAATAGGTTTTTAGTGATCATTTTCAGTCCAAAAATATTGTTAGTTATAGTGACGATATTACAATATTAGTGAGTTGAGATGGTCATTATAGGCACCAATCCATAAGCACCTCTAtgccgtcactaataattaatagtgacaattttcttttattagtgacggtttaaaagtcttttcttttttttttttttttttttggtagtggCACTCGGAAGCATTAATATGACCcaggagtcatactcccctttttaaCCTATGGAaaactatctctaaaaaataaccttatactactatttacatgatggaaactcatcacAAATGCATGAGATAAGCGACCATAAGCAAGTATAATATTCTGAATAAGCTTGACTCATAACGAATGTAGCTTTTAGATGAAAGAGTATAATTCTGCTGAAATTCCTCCCCCTAGCTGTCATTGGTAGAAACTTGGTACCTTGGTGTTCTTGTAGCTTGAAAATGGCTTACGAAGGTGCATTGTTCAAATCAAAATTCAATTGGAGTCCAACTGCAAAATTGTTGGTCTGACTAGGCCCAGATGAAAATGGCTTTAGATActcatttttagattttttttttttttttcaattttttttttttttttttcagattttcaattttaccaatattttttgtattttttaagtTACATcattttaggattttgaataaagAAAACAAGTAcaacaaaaaatattaaaaaagaaaagaaaaaaagaagatgGATTCGTACTTGTCTTGTGTTTTTGGTGAATTGACACCCAGGCACAATCTGTTGTCAAGAATATTATCTCCCCATAGGATGTATAAGTTTCTTTTGTGATGTGTATATGACTTGATACACTTGGTGCCATAAGATGCAATACTAGAGAAGCATGAAGCATAGGAGAAGAACTAacagacaagaagaagaagacgaagaagaagaagaggtgAGGAAGAGCTAAACAAGGATGAATATAACGAGACAAAAAATGCAGCCACAAAGAGCCAAACAATATTTAGACATGTTCTGTTACCAGTTATGCAATGCAACGGAAGGTCCAAATTCAATCTTTAattataatatacatacatacatacatacatacatacatatatacataaaggATAAGAAATGGTTGGTTTTTACAATTGCAATATTTTGTAATTGAGATTTGGGCATTTGAATATTTGGGTGTTATGTTTTTTTCGgaaaaaaaagataaatgaaCTTGGAAATCTATAGAACTATAAAATGATCAAATGGAGGGACCAAGAAGCTTTCACTGCAGTTGGGACACACCATAACTTTTCCACTGATCCAAATATAATGTTGCAGCATTAACTCTAGGAGCTTCCATTGAAGACAAGCAAACTTGTCGTACATGCTAATTTATAGTTCAATTATCAGTACACATTATATTGGACAATACATAAGGTATGTCTATCATACCTAAAAAGACTTTGATAATCTTATACTAGCCAAACTTATAATTAATTACATAACAACTATCAGCACATGCATGCTACAAACTTGCGAACAGCATCATAAACAAAGTAGTAGCACGAAAAGAACCATTCTTCAGCTAGATAGAACAACCTTCGTCGCCAAGTAGGATTGACATAGAGAACAACTATGACTCCCAAGAAAAATGTGATGTATGAAGCAGCAAAACTTGCAAAGAAGGTCATTGGATCCACTTTATACCATTTCCCATCGCTTTTGCTTGGAGAGTGAGGTGCCGGCTCAACAATGGGGCTGCAGTTTTTTTTCAGTATTTGCCCACAAAGAAATGGATTTCCAATGAAACTACTTGCTTCGAATGTCAAGAATTGCCCCTTTTCTAGAACTCTACCTAATAAATTGTTATGAACCACACTGAACACTGCCAAGAAGTTTAGATCAACAAGTATTGAAGGGATTTCCCCATTCAAACGGTTGTAAGAAAGGTCCAAACTCTCTATTTGGCATAGGTTTGAGAAAGAGCTTGGTATAGGACTGGCAAATCGATTGTGGGACAAGTTCATTGCATGAATCCAACTTAGACTTCCTAGTTCATATGGGATTTCACCGGTGAGGTTGTTACATGACAAGTCCAATCCAGACATGTTATTTAGGATCCCACCCTTGTAGGGCTTAAGTATGCTTTTTGTGACAAAGCCAACTTCTTCTTGTTGCAATCCATAATATTGAACTGTCACCCCAACACCTGTGTGCCCCTTCAGTAAACCTCCAAATTCCCAATAGGAAGATCGAGCCCACATGAATTCCAAATTTTGTGAAAAGCTGAAGCGGTAAGCCCCTAAATTTCCAAAAGTGATGTTGCTAAAGCAGTGGGGTATTGACCCAGAAAGAGAGTTATTGGAGAGATCCATTATGCTTATTTCACTTAATTGACACAACTCATTTGGAATTAGTCCACTCAAATGGTTTCCACTCAACAAAAGGACTTTTAAGCTAGAAAGCGATCCAATCACACTTGGAATCTTTCCAAATAAATTGTTATACCTAATGTTTAGTGACGATATTCCTGAAAAATTCAGAAAAGCTTCTGGTATTGATCCTCCAAATCTATTCCCTTCTAAATGCAAGAATTGCAAATGTTGAACCATTGGACATGAAGGTAGAGTTCCCGAAAAATCATTATAAGAAATGTCTAAATATACGTAAGTAATATTTTCACATGAAAATTGACCACTGAATAGATTATTCCGCATGTTGAGATTAAACAACGAGTGTTTATTGCTCATCCAATGAGTAATTTGACCAGACATGTAATTGTTGCTAATATCTAAAACCCTTAAAACATACAAATCTGTTAAATAACATAGAGTTCCAGAGAAGTGGTTGTAGTCCAGACGCATAAGATTTAAACTGCTCATATTAAagtgatttgaaaatatatgacCATGAAACATATTGTGAGACAAATCCAAAAACTCTAACCGGGTGCAAGCTGCAAGCAATTCTTTTGGTACCTCTCCTGAAAAATTGTTGAAGGACATGTCCAATAGCCCAATCCCACTCATGTTGCTAATCGAGGATGGAACACGTCCTTCAAAAGCATTTTTGGATATGTTTAAACGTCTTGTTTGCGGAAGCATCTCCCCTATGTTTGACTGAATTTCACCAACCAGCTTATTGTCTGAGACATCAATATGGAAGCAAGTTGTCGGTGGAAAACGAAATTGACCCACCAAAGAGTTGTTCCTAAGAAGTAGGTATTCTAGTCCTGGATTGTTTTCTAGCAACAACTTGGGAAAATGTCCTGTTAAGTTATTGTGAGAAAGATCGATGGTTGTTAACTTGTATTGGCCCAAAAGGAATTTTGGAATATGACCACCGGAGAGTCTATTTAGGTTACAGTTTGATAACCTAAGGACCGTTAGTTGAAATTTGGGAACCCAAATTGATAAGTCAGTTTCCACCTAAAACTTGTGATTGAAACTGAGGAATTGAACAACCTCGAGCTTGGAATGATTAGCAAATGAGCTAAATGAGAATAAGCCCTCGAGGAAATTGTTGCTAAAATCAATGTACTCCATTGCTGTTAGGCTGGAAATGAGAGATTCAGAAAGCTTCCGCGTGAATTGATTCTTGGAGAGATCCAGAAGCCTAAGATTTGTCAAATTATTCAAACATTGAGGAAGGGTCCCTTCGATATTGTTATCACTAAGATCCAACTCTTGAAGTTTGTTTAGTTCACACAAATCTGCAAAAGAAATCAAATAAGTAAGGATTTCATAGCTTTGATTTTCTTTTCATGGGACTACATGGAACAAAACTATTTGCaaggaaaatttaaaatgaaaggATAGAGAAACTAGACATGCTGCTTAATTCTTACCTGGAGGTAAAGTGCCATTAAGCCTACAGCGAGCTAAAAAAATAGTCTTAGAGCCAACTAAAGATAAAGCCTTGAGAGAATGTAATGCTAGTATACTTGGAGGAATACTCCCACTCAAAATACTATCCCCCAAATTTAAGACCTCCAAATTCCTAAAAGCTAACATATCTGCAAAAGAAGtgtaaaatttgaaaaagaaaagatcaTTCCTTTTTTCTCACAATATTTTTTGTCCATTACTATGAGCATAAGAATTAAAATGAATTGAACCAAAAAGCGAGAAGGTTTCAAACACATACCCAAGTCAGAAAGTTGTCCGCTAATTTCATTTGACCCAAGAGATAAATATGTAAGAGCTTGGAGCACCCTTAAAGACTTTAATACTTATTGGTTAAAAGAATTACTACTCAGAtcaaggcaacttagcttgctCAGCTTGGACAGTCTTTCAGAATCTAtgacaattttaaaacattttcaaatatatgCAACAatgtatttctaaaaaaaataaagaaattacgGTGTCATACATACTCAAATTTTTGCACtcatctaaagagagagagaaagagagagaaaaaaaaatttatatgtaagtGAATAAGTGTTTTGAGTTGGAATATAATATGGTATTCCTCAAATAAAAGTAAATATGATGAGCAAAATAATAGTCTATTAAATTTCAGACCTTCTGTAACGAAATATAAATATTACTTCCAATTTAAAAAGCTAAGATTGCTCAAAGAATAAGTTATGTTGTGTCTCTCACATACACATAAATGTTTTGAATGCCTTGATTCCCTTCTTACCACAATTTAATCCTAAAATGTTTAGCATAGAAATTTCATTGTCAACCTCCTAGGTGCTCCTAAGAGACCTCCAATAAAACAAATTAACGCATTACTCTCTAACAATGGCAAAGGTAAAGAAATGTGGTGGCGTTTGGAAAACTAAAACcaaatttcataatttaatccaGCCTAGCTAATACTTTAAATTTCTCACGTATTGCACTTCTAACACCATTCCAAATATTGTACTTATTATATGCATTTCAAGATGAATGGGTGCCCACAAAACCAGCAAACTATCCTAACCGAACTTAAATCGGTTGGCTTTTTTTTATTTGGATCCTTTCCTTTTGGTTTAGAAAAGCAGGGAACCAAGTTTTCCAGTTTGGATTTAGTTTTTTACTTTAAGGATTTAGTTTTTTACTTTAAAGAACTATTTAAACTGAACTGAACCTATTGAGGAAGGCCATAGTTCATGGCAACTGTTGGCCTCATAAGGTTTAGAATCTtactttgatgataacaaatcaaagggacttttttattttgttaagtgaagtttcaggactcaagtgtgtTAATAAAAGATCAAGATCGAGTACTTGAAATGTctattgaaagcttgtacttaaagtTAGAAGAACTTGATGAAAGTATGTACTTAAGTCAATGAGCTATGATTgaaagcaaagcaaatacatgaagacattgAGAGCAaaacaaatacatgaagacttaatgattagaaagtcatagtccttaagaaatctcatgtaagtacttcaaacaattcaatattgatgcatgaagttcttaggaattaatattgacttagagagCTATGtttgaaaaccccgaaaaataattttcaaaagtctcatttcaatattccaagtttaaaagctaaaaagagtttttggaaacaacgttTTTAAAAGCATATGTTTTGCACGATCAAGCGATTGATGCTTCATTTTCAGTTGACTCACATTTAAATGCTAAAAATATTGAGTAGACATAATCGAATTAGGCGACTGACCTCTCAGAATGAGGCGACTAATCACATTCTGTgtttgaaaaatactctaaattataaaggatcaggtgactgacctcaGGTCATAGTCGACTGACCTAcgagaatttaaatttataaccgcaagggaaagtttccaaatttgattgcttggcccccaaactttcaaaaaacttgggaaatactccaattaacttgggcaacacaaaaatttactttttaactctataaatacatgttgttCTAATGAATTAAACACAACTAGCAAGCacatacaaataaaaattcaagagTCCATTGCTAAAATTTTCTAAACCTATTGCTGTGTTATTGCTGACAAAGCCACAAGTTTTCTGATTTGTTTGTATTGAGAATTTCATTTTTAAATCCGAAATCTGGTAACAATCATCTGAGCTTCGTCTTtatatattgattattgattgaagtatattgttattcaattgtactaatctgctcttgttgagagtgttacTTGTACACAAGTTGTTTCTCTTGCTATTATTTGACGATTTAGGATTTTTGAATTGTTAGCTAATGAGATGGGGTATTCTTGTaagagagagatttttttttacGGTTCGGGGTTATTGAATTGTTGGACtaacaagaaggggtattcttgttagagagggatctccacctaataaggagaggttgtaactttgcctggtcaaaaagttggaaaggaaattcctcatagcggttgcttggggtaaggacgtaggccgctagctgaaccttgtaaaaaatatggtttttcgctcttctccctactctctttaattttctgcaagcATATAACCTGTGTGTATGATCATTAATTACTTGCTGAATATTGAGAGTTGCTgaaatttcttattttgatcCATATTTAAAATCAACATActatattgattggttgattgagaaATGAGAttatcaaattttgaagctcactGAAATATTGAATTTGTTTCACACTCAAAACCAAGAAACATGttggttattattatttggttGTTAAGTGGTTTGACAAATTCAGAAGTAACCTTGAATACTGATTTAATTACGTTGCTGAAATTAAATTGCCCTATTAATTATAGGAAAGTTTCAGGCCTTGTAAAATCAAATCTTTGAGATTATCTTTCACATTATAACTATTTATTAATTGAAAGGAactttagattttgaatattctGAGATTTGTTAATCTATCATATATTGGTACTCGGAATTTACAAAACTAATCTTGAACATCATACAAGAACTGAACTTGGATTGATTGTTGGATATACTTGATTGTTAATCAATATTACTTTATTTAAAGTAATTGTAGAAGTTTGATTGGATTAAATTTTATGTTAAAGCCTTGAAAGCTAAAATTGTTGAAAGTACATCTTGTTGACTCTGTGAGTcaaatcccattttgataatgacaattcactttgtatcttacctgtgcactgaccTTTTGAACAAAATTAACCATAGCACGCAAGGATAGTAAAGATATAGTGGAAGCGATAAGGATCAAAATGATCACACCATAGGAAGGCATTTGAAAAACAAAGGAAGTGAAGAGCCATTTTTCAATTatattttcaaattgaatttttggttctgtaatatttatatgtgtaataactgcatctcatgcatgatgaGGATTATatgctcaaaagaccatagactaaccattAGGACTCAAAACCCTTGTGCATAATGCTataaacttattcacacatggttgaataagttcatgAACAAAAACAGGGCAATGGTCATTTTGTACGGgccccagtcgactgacccataGTGTTCAAAATCCCTTGGTTGAGTGAAgtatttataaatgattttttaatGGACTCAGGTGACCATCCAATTTTTCACACATCTCCCTAGGGCGTCTGACCCACTATACCCTTCTAACACATCGTCCTCAGTAAACCAACCTTCAAGAGTAATTTTATCATGATCGACCGAAATGGACCCTTCAAGTAACCGAAACCAAATgatgggcgaccaaacctatgaaggGGTTCAGATTGCCTCACCTCAGCCAACTGGTACTATgcatggtcaaccaaacccttaaatttttcaaatttacagAGTTTGTTTGGGCGACCGGCCTTTGGCTTCGaatgaccgaacctctcgggttcacaTGTTTTTACGGAAGAAAATAAGAGTTAATTATatttaatctttttcaaaatgaCCACcttgtccctaatggttataattttgggagATTCCATATTCATCCCTTCAAAATGACCCagtgaattataacaattaaataataaaataaatgaaagaaaaggaaGTTTTTAAGGGGGTAACAgtaggatctcgtcaacgaaaaattaccgagaggactgtttgcagggcctgaaattcgtcgacaatgAATAAGTGTTCATAAAAAAAACTCTCTACTTTGCCTCAttgacgaagtgatgtgtctagtcgacgaaggcaggtgtataaatagctcaaactcgggTTTTCAGTGAGATTTCTGCATGCAACTTTCCTCTCTCACCCAAAAATCGTcctccactccttctctctttgattccagcTTCGTTCTTCGCTGATTCGACAATATGAAgttgccacgctactcctgggaagattctctccatatctattggagtggatcattggttaggcctacttgggcaccatcccaaaatttgggtaagttgattattttaatatttattaaggtatttgataTTTCTAGGTTGAGGAAAAGTTTTAGATGAGTTTATAcagaagttttgttgggggaaatgttaatttcagggtattgTACTGGGAACACTACAGGTGTAGGATTGGGTATTTTGtgagcttctcagtaagccaagtaagaggataaactaagttgacctttttatgaaaatatatttattattttacagcatttaacttcaggtaaatatgtatattgtagaattatgttggggAATAATGTTATtcatcagaaatatgattttcatgtataatatcacaaatatgattttagaacagattttatgttttgaatattacCCTTTCTATGTagcatgagtaacatttaccatggaaattatattaatggaatattatgttttcctagaataattatgtattatcagttttcaggaaaaaccaTAAAATAGTACGAAAACTATGttctaaatattttattaaacaGTACATAGATttcatgattcagtatgttatgatgtgcTGGTGCAAATTCCgtgatttacatgatatgttatgccagcgcagatgccgtgattcatgttggcgcatgCCATAAACATGAAAGATATGACAGGACTTATGAAACATTAATATGTCAATTATTGCTATGGAATATGAAACTTAtaatatgatatcagaacccagatggtatggtttagtttagtttcaggagcacggtaccgtagctgtatgttaagaattatgatagtgctaccacacaaccAGTAGTGTGAGAGATGACAGTCAGTGTAAagtggagttgttcccctggcagtccggGACCAGGTGGgacagacccatcatacttacagacttatgattgatctagcatggtcgaccagccattgcaaggtcccgccttcaggctgcacaacctagtcatgtgggggtaagatatgacatcaactaactatccatcctgggtgttatttcaatattataccgttatataagatgattttcatgttttcTAATTTAGTATATCGTATTATGTtatgaggaatcatgttttattcatataTGATATCAACaatttttaccagatatgatgtatgtactgatattatgtataacacaaaaatactcatgttgccacacaccgatgttagtttatttcctttactgagaggtgtatcaccccagttatataaacatttcaggactCCCAGAGAGAAGAGCAGATGGAGCTCCACAGCATTAGAGGTCGACTGTCTTACCTTGTCAGAAAGGGTAAGCCGTTATGCTAGGAGTTTTGGGTTATAACCCTAGGGCacatttttttgtctttttgggATAAGTATATGTATTTGACATGGTTGgaaaaactctggtattgtactcgttggataactgaatatgtatatgtttttatgtttttcgctgcttaggtatcagaattgtatttcaggtatatccttgatactcatgggtccaggtggattatgtcTTATCAGCTGAACATGataacaagattattatattaaatgtataGTGAAAAAAAATCATTACGGTAAAATAGGCGggtcatttcatatcatatatatttgtTGAATTGATATATGCTTAGactaccctaggttgtgtatttactGCTACTagttagttgaacctaggaaaaaaaattttaaattttcaattcacaccccccccccctcttgggattacaccaaaatcATCACAGCTGATATTAAACTAGTATGATTGCCTTATCTATTTTGCAAAAACACTTCAGATTGGGGTATTGAACTTATATAATTGTTCATAGCTAAGAAGAATTATTGATTCTGAAATTTAGTTATGTATTGAAGTATTGGATTCAAATATTGAAGTGCTAAATATTAAAACTGATTTTAATAAATCATTCGATTGAAACAAAATTACAAGGACACTTaagattattttttgaaatcaataTTGTCCTTCATGTATAAATCTGATTTGGAATTGTTATTCATTGAAGCACTAAAAGTTGTGTAAACAACATCACCTATTGTTGGTTAATATAAGTAAAGTGGTTGATAAGAATTAAATTGTTGATCGGAGAGTGTGATTATAATCAACTTAAGTTGAAAAAAAGTTATACTTATAGAGTTtgcaaagaaaattttataaactcaattcagcccccctcttaggagtacaccttACCTTTCAGCAACAATCTTGCTTAAGATCACAACAAGTATTAAGCAAATTAGTGACTGATATTACATGAAATTCCTAGTTAAGAGAAGTCAGAAAATCATCTAAATATGGACAGGACCGTGTAGATTAATTGCATTCAACTTTATGTTTCccatttacatatataaatatggGTTGTATAGAGCttgtaaaaataaattaataacaatTCATTCTTTGCtctatttttttgttctctatcTCCTCCTCATTTTTGCATGCTATAGTTTtatcatggtattagagcaaataGATCATTGAGAGGTTAAACTTCTGTTTGAGGATAATTCTCCTCAGTTTCGTTCCTCTATCTTTGAATACTATTAAACAAAGGTTGTATTTCTCATATCTTCTCACATCAACATTACTGTCAAATGTTGAGTGTGTGTTTTATTTTTCAGAATTCCTCTACTCTTTTCAAACAGTTGGGGTGCACAACCTTCATATTGCCTTTCTATTCATAGGTGAAGAAGGTGGATTTTGGGCTATTTTTCTGAGGCTAAAGCCtagttcacacacacacactcacagtCACTCCATTCCATTTCTATTTGGGTTGAACATTTTATTTTAGCCAACAGACACTAACTTGAGCCCAAACCATGCCACTGAACATACCCGCACCCCAAGTCAAACTAGATCCCTTTTTTGGTTCAAAAAAAAGACAAGTTCACTTCTCATGGCTGAAAGGCAACTAAGGTGGAAAAATATGATGATCCTAATCATCACTCATGCCTTCAACAATCATATCATCCTAAACGTATTTTGGTTTCTCCACCACTCACAGAGGACAATTATTCCACATGGAGTCGTGCAATGAGTCTCGTACTCCAAGCAAAAAGCAAAATACGCTTCATTGATGGCATGCCACCTTCACCATCTTCCGAAATTCTCGAAACACCCACAATGGAGATGATGCAATGTTATGGTAATTTCTTGGCTTCTCAATTCTATTTCGAAAGAGATTTCTAATAGTGTGATCGATTGTGAAACTGCCCACGCCATTTGGGATGATCTAAAAGATCAATACTCCTAAGTCAATGGCCCTCTATTATACAAGCTTCAACAagatattaatattattgttcaATGATCTTTATTAATTAGTGCGTACTTTGCCAAATTGAAGAGTGTTTGGGACAAGCTACGTGCAGTTCAAGGGACGTCTGCATGTACTTGCAACGCACGCAAGGAGACTCTCACACAACAAGAACTAGATCatgtcttaaattttttttttttttggggctcAACATTTCCTGCACTACGATCCGTGGGCAGATACTTATGATTGGTCCACTTCCCACTCTCAACTGCACCTATGTTATCATGCTTCAAGAAGAATGCCATTGCAGCATTTTGCCTCCACCATCCATTCAAGGTATTGCTTTGGCCGCCGCCAACTATCAGCCATGAAAGGAATGACGCCCTGGTCCACCTAGGAAGTCTATCAGATGTACTCACTATGGCAAAGAGGGTCATACTGC
This window of the Malania oleifera isolate guangnan ecotype guangnan chromosome 6, ASM2987363v1, whole genome shotgun sequence genome carries:
- the LOC131158523 gene encoding cuscuta receptor 1-like; translated protein: MDAVALIRSMTLFAIVSTSDRLPRWTRASFLSWLIVGGGQSNTLNGWWRQNAAMAFFLKHDNIGAVESGKWTNHKYLPTDHMLAFRNLEVLNLGDSILSGSIPPSILALHSLKALSLVGSKTIFLARCRLNGTLPPDLCELNKLQELDLSDNNIEGTLPQCLNNLTNLRLLDLSKNQFTRKLSESLISSLTAMEYIDFSNNFLEGLFSFSSFANHSKLELTTIDLSHNNLTGHFPKLLLENNPGLEYLLLRNNSLVGQFRFPPTTCFHIDVSDNKLVGEIQSNIGEMLPQTRRLNISKNAFEGRVPSSISNMSGIGLLDMSFNNFSGEVPKELLAACTRLEFLDLSHNMFHGHIFSNHFNMSSLNLMRLDYNHFSGTLCYLTDLYVLRVLDISNNYMSGQITHWMSNKHSLFNLNMRNNLFSGQFSCENITYVYLDISYNDFSGTLPSCPMVQHLQFLHLEGNRFGGSIPEAFLNFSGISSLNIRYNNLFGKIPSVIGSLSSLKVLLLSGNHLSGLIPNELCQLSEISIMDLSNNSLSGSIPHCFSNITFGNLGAYRFSFSQNLEFMWARSSYWEFGGLLKGHTGVGVTVQYYGLQQEEVGFVTKSILKPYKGGILNNMSGLDLSCNNLTGEIPYELGSLSWIHAMNLSHNRFASPIPSSFSNLCQIESLDLSYNRLNGEIPSILVDLNFLAVFSVVHNNLLGRVLEKGQFLTFEASSFIGNPFLCGQILKKNCSPIVEPAPHSPSKSDGKWYKVDPMTFFASFAASYITFFLGVIVVLYVNPTWRRRLFYLAEEWFFSCYYFVYDAVRKFVACMC